Proteins encoded together in one Miscanthus floridulus cultivar M001 chromosome 16, ASM1932011v1, whole genome shotgun sequence window:
- the LOC136510420 gene encoding uncharacterized protein encodes MDSQGDNLRDFLQTNGRQVLQRVENNYSLKYFTENEIRNITGGYKYILGRGAFGEVYKGTLEDQSSVAVKRYINGTHKEVFAKEVIVHSQINPKNVVRLLGCCTEENAIMIVMEFISNGNLNSILHGNSANGQVPFPLEKRIEIGIGVAEVLSSMHSMYSPVLHGDIKPANILLDKNFTPKISDFGIARLLCANGPQQTTTIIGSIGCLDPAYCESGILTPKSDVYSFGVVLLEVITRKKAVDGTITLAQSFNEALTRGEDVQRMFDEEISVAENKKFLADIGQLAAKCLQRDVKTRPEMVEVATSLRMIRKAMQTELDVLLAAYQLGDLKIFSKTQMKKMTRNYLMAFGKSMRECLYNGVLGMNRPIIVRLLKTSSETDREIFLNTMSILSQKNHKNVANVVGFHLGASSLECVYESCCDLSKTMFGSISSSNRNLYDTICSMEKLHLQQRLLIAVQCAEGLVHIHSLAAENPDSCGTSLLGNFRSANIFLDKNFVPKIFNVNLSTFLGLSVAQKNTVFPIHDNGPEKYYLDPIDVSGQLFNEKSDVYSFGVVLLELITWKTVRYMYHGRAHVLTTDFLDSYRRDRNAIGIFGKVYDYFDEHEGYFVHEAISIAIDCLQPDIQMRPEMDHVLFRLRIIVARSKLAAGSKLHPTLISTISMEELNEVTKNFNDDVLIGQGPSTKCFLGVLKDGQNFAVKKLEEIQVEVPTILRICYHDNVVQFLGCFLEGKTRVLAYEYAPKGSLNDILHGKKGIKGVQPGPPLSWLQRVKIAVSAAKGLEFLHEKVDPPIIHSNIKSSKILLFDNDVAKIGDIGVSIHHAPNRAGYLVETVWGPHYCSGWGAQAPKYVMEYLHTFRITLMPRQLNDMPGFLLLRCCFLL; translated from the exons ATGGATTCCCAAGGGGACAATCTTAGAGATTTCCTTCAAACTAATGGGCGTCAGGTGCTTCAAAGAGTGGAAAACAACTACAGCTTGAAATATTTCACAGAGAATGAGATACGAAACATAACCGGTGGGTATAAGTATATTCTGGGAAGAGGGGCATTTGGTGAGGTCTACAAAGGAACACTAGAAGACCAATCCTCAGTTGCTGTAAAGAGATATATAAATGGGACCCATAAAGAGGTGTTTGCCAAGGAGGTGATAGTGCACTCTCAAATAAACCCCAAGAATGTTGTTAGACTCTTGGGCTGCTGCACGGAGGAAAATGCTATAATGATTGTCATGGAGTTTATCTCCAATGGAAACCTCAACAGCATACTTCATGGCAACAGCGCTAATGGTCAGGTTCCCTTCCCTTTGGAGAAAAGAATAGAAATTGGGATTGGGGTTGCTGAAGTATTATCGTCCATGCATTCGATGTATAGTCCTGTTCTTCATGGTGACATCAAACCGGCTAACATACTGCTAGACAAAAATTTTACACCAAAGATATCAGATTTTGGAATTGCAAGACTCCTTTGTGCTAATGGTCCCCAGCAAACCACCACTATCATTGGTTCcataggttgccttgatccagcATACTGTGAGAGTGGAATTCTAACCCCAAAGAGTGATGTTTACAGCTTTGGAGTAGTTTTGCTGGAAGTTATCACAAGGAAAAAAGCAGTGGATGGGACCATTACCCTTGCTCAAAGTTTTAATGAGGCTCTTACAAGAGGGGAGGATGTGCAGCGCATGTTTGATGAGGAAATCAGTGTTGCAGAAAACAAGAAGTTTCTTGCAGACATTGGACAGTTAGCAGCTAAATGCTTGCAGAGGGACGTGAAAACACGTCCTGAAATGGTTGAAGTAGCTACTAGTCTAAGGATGATCAGGAAAGCCATGCAGACAGAGCTGGATGTACTGTTAGCAGCATACCAACTTGGAGATCTAAAAATTTTCAGTaaaactcaaatgaaaaaaatgacaAGAAACTACCTCATGGCCTTTGGGAAATCGATGCGTGAATGTCTCTACAATGGAGTCCTCGGCATGAATCGTCCAATTATAGTAAGACTACTTAAGACAAGTTCAGAAACTGACAGAGAGATATTTCTGAACACTATGAGCATATTGAGTCAAAAGAATCACAAAAATGTTGCGAATGTTGTTGGCTTCCACTTAGGGGCATCTAGTTTAGAGTGTGTGTACGAGTCTTGCTGTGATCTATCCAAGACAATGTTTGGCTCTATATCGTCGTCTAACAGAAACCTTTATGACACTATCTGCTCCATGGAAAAACTTCATCTTCAACAACGCCTGTTGATAGCAGTCCAGTGTGCAGAGGGCCTGGTTCATATCCATTCATTAGCAGCTGAAAATCCTGATTCATGTGGCACCAGCCTCTTAGGAAACTTCAGATCTGCcaatatatttctggacaagaatTTTGTGCCAAAAATCTTCAATGTGAACTTGTCAACATTTCTTGGACTTTCTGTTGCACAGAAAAATACGGTGTTTCCTATTCATGACAATGGACCAGAAAAGTATTATTTAGACCCAATTGATGTTTCTGGTCAACTTTTTAACGAAAAATCTGATGTATATAGCTTTGGAGTTGTTCTTTTAGAGCTCATCACTTGGAAGACAGTGAGATACATGTACCATGGTAGGGCTCATGTGCTTACCACAGACTTCCTTGATTCTTATAGGAGAGACCGTAATGCAATTGGAATTTTTGGCAAGGTTTATGATTATTTTGATGAACATGAAGGGTACTTTGTTCATGAGGCCATTTCCATTGCCATCGATTGCTTACAACCTGATATTCAAATGAGGCCAGAAATGGATCATGTACTTTTCCGTCTCCGGATCATTGTTGCTAGAAGCAAACTTGCTG CTGGTAGTAAACTTCATCCAACTCTCATATCAACCATTTCCATGGAGGAACTGAATGAAGTAACCAAAAACTTCAATGATGATGTTCTTATAGGACAGGGACCATCCACCAAATGTTTCCTGGGAGTTCTTAAAGATGGGCAGAATTTTGCTGTAAAAAAGCTTGAAGAAATTCAAGTAGAG GTTCCGACCATTTTAAGAATTTGTTACCATGACAATGTTGTGCAATTTCTTGGATGTTTTCTTGAAGGGAAAACTCGTGTTCTTGCCTATGAGTACGccccaaagggctccttgaatgATATTCTTCATG GTAAAAAGGGCATCAAGGGAGTCCAACCAGGACCACCTTTATCTTGGTTGCAGCGTGTGAAGATCGCTGTAAGTGCTGCAAAAGGCCTCGAGTTCCTCCATGAGAAGGTTGATCCTCCCATCATCCACAGCAACATCAAGTCCAGCAAGATACTTCTCT TTGACaatgatgttgcaaaaataggtGATATTGGTGTCTCAATACATCATGCCCCTAACAGGGCTGGTTACCTGGTTGAGACTGTTTGGGGTCCCCATTACTGTTCTGGCTGGGGAGCACAAGCACCTAAGTATGTGATGGAATACTTGCACACTTTCAGAATTACACTAATGCCTAGACAGCTAAATGATATGCCAGGATTTCTGCTACTTAGGTGCTGCTTCCTTCTTTGA
- the LOC136510421 gene encoding sulfated surface glycoprotein 185-like, whose product MTPSSSPRHAPFLPHPCLLPRHPGRGFLATGRAARIPPSPNDPAHPKYRASSLVSSSSSPSPLPPPPPSADSDTPPRSATHNPPTLTLGQRASELTMTPPPLPSPAASAATRAPNRPASFPHCLGGLPPPGRPLLCPRGDGEEERESVGAGDAGTLTLARSPSPSPTPTKVSDEGGVGRGGGPASRARR is encoded by the coding sequence atgaccccttcttcctccccgcgcCACGCTCCCTTCCTCCCccacccctgcctcctccccCGCCACCCTGGCCGCGGCTTCCTCGCCACCGGCCGCGCCGCCCGCATCCCGCCGTCGCCTAATGACCCTGCCCACCCTAAATACAGGGCAAGCTCGCtggtgtcatcctcatcctcacccTCCCCCCTGCCCCCACCTCCACCATCGGCGGACAGCGACACGCCGCCTCGCAGCGCCACCCACAACCCGCCCACGCTAACCCTAGGGCAGCGCGCCAGCGAGCTCACCATGACACCCCCGCCCCTCCCTAGCCcggccgcctccgccgccactaGGGCCCCGAACCGTCCGGCCTCCTTCCCCCACTGCCTGGGCGGCCTGCCTCCCCCAGGCCGGCCCCTTCTATGCCCGcgcggagatggagaagaagagagggagagtgtGGGAGCGGGAGATGCCGGAACCTTAACGCTGGCGaggtctccgtctccgtctccgacACCAACGAAAGTCTCCGATGAGGGTGGGGTGGGCCGTGGGGGAGGGCCTGCGTCCCGCGCTCGGCGCTGA